The region TTTAACTCTATCTTTTTTTATTCCGATACCTGTATCTTTTACAGTAAGTACTCTATTTTTTAAAGAGATATCAATATCTCCCTCTATTTTATTATATTTAATAGCATTTGATATTAGGTTATTAAATAATCTTGTGAAGTTTTCTTTATCAATTTTAAATATAGTAGGTTCTATCGTAGCAGTAATTTTTAGACGCTTTTTTTGTGCAAAAGAGTCAAAATAATCAAGTTGTTCTTTAATAATTCTATCTAGTTGTAGATTTTCTATTGCAGGTTTTTTACTTGCATCCTGTAAAAATAGATATACTAAATCTTTATATATTTCGGAGATTCTTTTTGCACTTAGATTTATCCTTTGTAGATTTTTTTGTGTTAATGGTGCATCTTTTCCTGTACTCATAAGAATAGCTGTAATTGGAGTGTTTAACTCATGGGTTGTATCTTTTATAAAGTTGTTTAGTTTTTTTCTTTCATTGATAATTGGACTAATAAATAAACTAGCTAAATAGTAACCAATTACTGCAATAGTTGAATATATTAGGAAAAAAGAGAAAATTAATCTTTCTTTTAAATCGGTGATAATATCATGATAAATGTTTTCTCTAATTACAATATGATACACACCTAAGTGTCCCCTTGGAGTACTATCAACCAAAACATAATTATCATCTATTTTTTGTAATTTTTTAGATAAATCGATTTTATCTCTAATATTTCCAATAAGTTTTCTATGTTGTTTATCATATAAAGCATAATCATATTTAATAAAATTTGCCATTTTTGCAGTATTTATTGAAAGACCTGATAGATGGGCATAAACTATAGTTGAAGAGACTTTTGAAGCAACATTTTGCATATTTGAAGTTATTAAATCGTATTGCAATCTTGATTCCATTTTATAAAAAAGGAAAAAGATTATTGATAATAAA is a window of Halarcobacter sp. DNA encoding:
- a CDS encoding HAMP domain-containing sensor histidine kinase encodes the protein MQYDLITSNMQNVASKVSSTIVYAHLSGLSINTAKMANFIKYDYALYDKQHRKLIGNIRDKIDLSKKLQKIDDNYVLVDSTPRGHLGVYHIVIRENIYHDIITDLKERLIFSFFLIYSTIAVIGYYLASLFISPIINERKKLNNFIKDTTHELNTPITAILMSTGKDAPLTQKNLQRINLSAKRISEIYKDLVYLFLQDASKKPAIENLQLDRIIKEQLDYFDSFAQKKRLKITATIEPTIFKIDKENFTRLFNNLISNAIKYNKIEGDIDISLKNRVLTVKDTGIGIKKDRVKDIFSRYYRATKEQGGFGIGLNIVYHICKTYDIDIKVESEENIGTTFILTFKD